In Mercurialis annua linkage group LG5, ddMerAnnu1.2, whole genome shotgun sequence, a single genomic region encodes these proteins:
- the LOC126682421 gene encoding uncharacterized protein LOC126682421, whose amino-acid sequence MDFSSDTDDSAVEELISQMKDLTVLEQVSKINCSAFTDSLLPTDLDTRFNKLKSSSFTNSSFSSVHDDKKACSGEKENSLNPETTIFSVTKQNPDGKLLEEENILGLEGNPDGEKDLKKKFKTGSCDSPSSSSYMDSPPKKSGCFWCSRKKKVSKKKKNWGDINDELFSVFSSKEEQKIIKKAMEEEEKVMKEAEKVGKWAKQASKKMMRFHGIQDELSDE is encoded by the coding sequence ATGGATTTTTCATCGGACACAGACGATTCAGCAGTGGAGGAGCTAATTTCTCAGATGAAAGACCTCACTGTTCTTGAGCAAGTCTCCAAAATCAACTGTTCCGCCTTCACTGATTCACTACTCCCTACTGATTTAGACACCCGATTTAACAAACTCAAATCTTCATCCTTCACCAACTCCAGTTTCTCCTCTGTTCATGACGACAAAAAGGCATGCTCAGGCGAGAAAGAAAACTCTTTGAATCCTGAAACAACGATTTTCTCGGTAACCAAACAAAACCCAGATGGGAAATTGTTGGAGGAAGAGAATATCTTGGGTTTAGAAGGAAACCCAGATGGAGAAAAGGATTTAAAGAAGAAATTCAAAACTGGGTCATGTGATTCTCCTTCATCATCGTCATATATGGATTCACCTCCTAAAAAAAGTGGCTGTTTTTGGTGTTCTCGGAAGAAGAAAGTttcaaagaaaaagaagaattgGGGTGATATTAATGATgagttattttctgtttttagcAGTAAAGAAGAGCAGAAGATTATAAAGAAGGCAATGGAGGAGGAAGAGAAGGTAATGAAGGAGGCAGAGAAGGTTGGGAAGTGGGCAAAACAAGCTTCGAAGAAGATGATGAGATTTCATGGCATTCAGGATGAACTTAGTGATGAATGA
- the LOC126683249 gene encoding SH3 domain-containing protein 2-like → MEAIKKQAARLREQVAKQQQAVLKHLGHFGNEAVVVDDAEFQCHQQLQNLYNSTRAAKHFQKHIVRAIEGLLTASSKQMEISRKLAEDCCNYGADTETTNLHLARAVLQFGTSHNLMENERETLHGILGDQVCEPLRALVTGAPLEDARHLTHRYEKLRQEVEAQRAEVLKRRSKTRESDISAENSLKLRNAEARLTELKTTTIALGREATAAMLSVENQQQQITVQRLFTMVDAERCYHQHVLAVLDKLHAEMMLEEQLNNSSSKSMTIHENVSALSPPLHQDATSNGSKDQIHNQKDTFFIAKVIHSFDAQAEGELTLCLGDCVVVRQVAPTGWSEGECNGKAGWFPSAYIEIPEIKISEEQR, encoded by the exons ATGGAAGCCATAAAAAAGCAGGCTGCCAGACTTAGAGAGCAAGTTGCCAAGCAGCAACAG GCAGTATTGAAGCATTTGGGACATTTTGGTAATGAAGCAGTTGTTGTTGATGATGCTGAATTTCAATGTCATCAGCAACTTCAGAATCTCTATAATTCCACTAGAGCTGCTAAG CATTTCCAGAAGCATATTGTTCGTGCCATTGAAGGTCTTTTAACTGCAAGTTCAAAACAAATGGAGATAT CAAGAAAATTGGCTGAAGATTGTTGCAATTATGGAGCTGATACTGAAACAACGAATCTTCATCTTGCAAGAGCTGTTCTTCAATTTGGTACCTCGCATAATTTAATGGAGAATGAGAGGGAAACTTTGCATGGGATACTTGGTGATCAG GTTTGTGAGCCTCTTCGAGCATTAGTAACCGGAGCTCCTCTAGAGGATGCTCGCCATTTAACTCATCGTTATGAAAAGCTTCGGCAAGAGGTTGAAGCCCAG AGAGCTGAAGTACTGAAACGTCGATCAAAGACCAGGGAATCTGATATATCTGCAGAGAATAGCCTGAAACTTCGAAATGCAGAAGCAAGACTGACAGAGCTTAAAACAACAACAATCGCACTTGGGAGAGAAGCAACTGCTGCCATGTTGTCAGTTGAAAATCAGCAGCAACAGATTACTGTTCAGCGTCTTTTTACTATG GTAGACGCTGAGAGATGTTATCATCAACATGTTCTTGCTGTCTTGGATAAGTTGCATGCTGAG ATGATGTTGGAGGAGCAGTTAAATAATTCTTCTTCAAAATCAATGACCATTCACGAAAACGTGAGTGCCTTGTCCCCGCCTCTACATCAGGATGCTACTTCAAATGGATCTAAGGATCAGATACATAATCAGAAGGATACATTTTTCATAGCCAAA gTTATACACTCATTTGATGCTCAAGCAGAAGGAGAGTTAACTCTATGCCTTGGTGATTGTGTTGTAGTCCGGCAG GTGGCTCCTACAGGGTGGTCTGAAGGAGAATGCAATGGTAAAGCTGGATGGTTTCCATCCGCATATATAGAAATACCGGAGATTAAGATAAGTGAAGAACAACGTTAA